AGCCTGAAGCCTTTGCCAGCAGCAGTTGTGCTAACAAAGTGGTGAACTGATCTCCTTCTCTTATTTAACTGTAAAGTCTGTATAAACATACCGATAGTAGAATTGTCTCCTCTTTATTTATTACTCTTGGGTATTCTTTTCTTCGATCAAATTAAGAATATGATCTCTTCCCATTTTTTTTGCAGCGCTGGTAACAAAGTGTTGCGGTAAGAATTGCCATGTTTTTTTAAGCGTTTCTAAAAACGTCTTTACATTTTTTGCTACTATGGCTTGTGTTTCTTTGTCAGCTTTGGTAAATACCAATGCAAATGGCACCTGCCATTTATCTAATTGATTGATAAATTCGATGTCTATTTTTTGAGGAGAATGCCTGGCATCGATCAATACAAAAACCAATACTAAATTTTCACGCTTGCGTAAATAATTTTCGATCATCTGCTCCCATCTTCTGCGGCTGCGTTGGCTTACTTTGGCAAAACCATATCCCGGCAGATCAACCAAAAACCATTCATTGTTTACAATAAAATGATTGATCATTTGTGTTTTGCCCGGTGCAGAAGAGGTTTTAGCCAACTTTTCATTATTGCACAACATATTTATCAGCGACGATTTGCCAACATTACTTCTGCCGATAAATGCATATTCGGGTTTATCGGGTTTGGGGCAATCTTTTACATCAGGACTACTAATAAGATATTTAGCTGATTTAATAACCATGAACAAATATAGTTGTGAATAGTGAATGGTCAATGATGAAAATAGGTTGTTTGTTTTCTCAAATTGCTATATCCGCAGCAAATTATTGTAACAAAGATTTCACTATTGACCATTCACCATTCACTTGATTACATCCCGTATCTTTGCCCCGCATGACAGAGTTTGCTCACGATACAGTAGTTCCTTATAAAGAATCAGAGCTCAGCAAAAAGCAACAGGTGGCCAATATGTTCGATGATATTGCGTTCCGGTATGATTTTTTAAACCGCTTCTTAAGTGCAGGTATTGATGTGCGTTGGCGCAAAAAAGCATTAAAGCAATTGATAGCTGCAAAGCCTAAATTATTGTTAGATGTTGCCACCGGTACAGCAGATATGGCGATCATGGCATCCAATATGCTTGATCCTGAAAAGATCACCGGGATCGATATAAGCGAAGGGATGCTGGAAATTGGCCGACAGAAGATCGCAAAGCTTAACCTGCAAAACGCTATAGAGCTGTTAAAGGGAGATAGTGAAACAATAAGCTTTCCTGATAATACGTTTGATGCTGTAACTGTGGCATTTGGTGTTCGTAATTTCGAGAACCTGGAAAAAGGGTTATCGGAGATCAAACGGGTGTTAAAACCTACCGGTAAACTAATAGTATTAGAGTTTAGTAAGCCAACCACGCCTGTTATAAGCCAGTTATACAATGTGTACATGGAATGGATGGCGCCTTATATCTGCAAGCTTTTTTCGAGTAATCGTAAAGCCTACAGTTATCTGAATAAATCGATCCAAAAATTTCCCGAAGGGAAAAACTTTATAACCATTTTAAACAACCTGGGTTACATTAACACAAAATGTAAACCCCTGAGCTTAGGAATATGCAGCATCTATTGCGCAGAAAAATAATTTATATCGCTTTATTATTGGCATGTCCTGTAATGGGGTTCTCTCAATTGTTTCAAGAATTGAACCAGCAGGAGTTTGACCAAAAGATACTGCATTTCGGTATCAATGTCGGCTTTAATCAATCACATTTCAATTTTACACACCACGATCAGTTTTTGACACAGGATAGTGTAATGGACATTGAAAGCATCAACAGCACCGGTATTAACCTGGCCTGGTTGGTAAATTATAAAATAAGCGACCATTTTGATTTTCGCACGTATCCATTGGACCTTACTTTTTCTGAAAGAGCTTTTCAATATGCATTAAAATACCCGGATGCTATTAATGATGAAACTCCCATTACCACCAAAAAAGTACAATCTATTGCACTAAGCTTGCCGGTTACCATTAAATTCACCAGTGATAGAATTGGTAATTTAAAGGTATACACTATTGCCGGAGCTCGGTTGGATTATGATCTTGCAGCAAGCGCTTCCAGCGACAGAAATGTAGATGCCATCATCAAACTCAATAAGTTCGGTTATGGGTTGGAAGGTGGTATCGGCTTCCATTTATACTTCCCTTATTTTGTACTATCACCGGAATTGAAATTTGATTGGGGGCTTGCTAATCTACATAATCGTAATGCCAATAATAAGTACTCCAACAATATCGATAAGATATATGCCCGAATGGTTTCTTTCTCTTTAACGATCGAGTAAAAGTTAGTTCAATAAATAAGGATTCTATCTCATAAAAAAAGCGAAGCTTTCACTTCGCTAATTATCAATTCTAAAAATACTTATAATTAATAGTCATACATCCGCTGTGTTGCATTCCAGCGAATACCTAAAGAAAACAGAGTGGAGTTATTATTCAAAACCGGTTCTGCATCTACCTTATAAGTTCTTGTTTGAAATACAGCATCAATAAAAAGGTTCTCTTTTATTTCATACGATGCAGATAAATTCAAGTTCACACATTTAGCCAACACACCTGAACCTACACTAAAACCATAATCTCTTGGGCGTGTGGTGTAATCTAAGAATATATTGCTTCCAAAATTTTCTCCTGCAGAATCCAATCCCTGGCGGTACGCAATCACCTTAGCTTCTAAGTATAATTTATTAAGCGGACGATAACGGGCAATTCCAATTACTTCATCAAAATTAGCACCCAGCGGGTGTGCCATAGGTTGATTATAATTAGAATAGTTAGAAACAGAATCATTGTGTGTGTAAGTGAATGGACGAACAATGTTTCCTTCTAATTGCAGATCGAGATTTTTAATTTTAAATGCATCAATATATTTCACGCCTAATTGCACGCCTTGTTTGTTAGCCCACCAGCCTCTTGAATAATGCGTTATCTCATTTAATACAAATTCATTGAAAAGCAATTGTCCGTATACCTGCGCCTTATGCGCAACATTGGCTTTAAAATCCAATCCCACTGTAGTTTTATCGGGGCTTCCGTTCTGCTGTTGTGCAGCGATCAGGAAAATAACCGGGTTCAAATAAGAAAAATCATAATGGTCTGCACGGCTGAACATAACATTCTCAAATAAGCCCACATTTAACCACGGCGTAGCATTTAAGCTTAAATGATGCACCACGCCATATTTTTTGGGAAATTGATAATCGCCGCTGATATCAAGATTAGATCGTTGATTGATCAATTCCATGTAAATGGTTTGATAATTTAATTTCCAGATGCGCATGTTGAATTTTAAAAACAGGTAAGGAGCCGAATTGGTGCTCAGGAATAAACTACGATAGCCGTCTCCAATAAAATTCTTATCATATCCAAATTGAAAATCGAAATACTTGGCAACATTAAAATAGAAGGACCCCCTGTTTTCAAAATAATCATAGGCGGTAATATCGTTCTTAAAGTTTTTAAAATAACCTACTCCCGGTACATAAGGATATCCATTATTAGTATTTCGTTGTAGCGCATAAGAAGGCATTCTTTCCTGGTTGTCGGTTAAATAAAAAGAGAAGCCTACTTTTTTCGCTATCAATCCTCTTAATGTCAATCCTTTTGAATTTAAATATACCCGCTTGTCGTTACCACTTTCTTTTGCCTGTATTTGCTGAATTACAGGGTTAACTGCCAAATAAAAATCCTTGGTATCTACTTCATAAAAATTGGCTTTGGTTTTATAAAAAGTATTCAGGAAAGGCTTTTTGCTTAATGCAAAGTCTTTATTACTATCTATCCATTCCAGGTTATTGATCAATACTTCGTTGAGGTCATATTTATCGATCGCAGAAAGCGCATATTCCTTGCTGTTAGGATTCAACTTATTTAACGAATCTGCATTTTGTGCCTGTTGTGTAATTAATTTCCTGGTTAACGGACGGCTATTATAAAGTATCAAAGAAGGGTTGCGTTGTTGTTTGATGTCCAGTCGTTCAAAGAAATGTTCGCTTTTATCACCCTCCATCAGTGTAGTGGATTGGGCAAAAGAAAAAATCGGGCAAACAAAAACAATTAGCAGTTTGAATAAGCTTTTAATAATTTGCATCGTATTTGGTAATTTAACTTATAAGTTTTTCAAGATATGCAAAAATACCTTTTTAAGAATATACAAGTTGTAAATGAAGGAAAAACAACACCGTTAGACGTATTGACAAACGGTGAGCGCATTGAAAAGATAGCACCACAAATAAGCAACGCACGCAATGCGGTTGAAATTAATGGAGAAGGAAAATTTTTGCTGCCGGGAGCTATTGACGACCAGGTGCATTTTAGAGAACCCGGCTTAACCCACAAGGCAACTATTTATACCGAAAGTAAAGCTGCTGTGGCAGGAGGTGTTACCTCTTTTATGGAAATGCCCAATACAGTACCTAACGCATTGACGATCGAATTACTGGAAGATAAGTATAAGATCGCTTCTCAAACATCGCTGGCTAATTATTCCTTTTTTATGGGAACAAGCAATAGTAATGCTGATGAAGTGTTGAAAGTAAATCAATATAAGAACGATATCTGTGGTGTAAAGATCTTTATGGGTTCCAGCACAGGTAATATGTTGGTAGATAATTATCTCACGTTAGATAAAATTTTCAGGGAAAGCGAAATGCTTATTGCCACGCATTGCGAAGATGAAAAGATCATTCGACAGAATTATGAAAGAATAAAGGCTGCTAAGGGGAAATTATCTGCTGCCGATCATCCGCTGATACGCAATGAAGAAGCTTGTTTTGAATCTTCTTTTTCTGCCGTTCAATTGGCAAAAAAACATAACAGTCGCTTGCATATACTTCACATCAGCACCCAAAAAGAATTGCAGCTATTTGGCAACCTGCTTCCTTTAAAACAAAAATGGATCACTTCTGAAGTTTGTGTACATCATTTACATTTTACTGCAGATGATTATGCTCAATTAGGTTACCGGATAAAATGCAATCCTGCTATTAAAGCGGCTAATAATAAGGCCGGTTTGTGGGAAGCCTTGCTGGATGACCGTTTGGACGTTATTGCTACCGATCATGCACCACATACATGGGAAGAAAAGCAAGGTGATTACGAGCATGCACATGCAGGATTACCTTTGGTTCAGCACTCAGTGTTGCTAATGTTGAATTATTACAAGCAAGGAAAGATCTCTTTGGAAAAGATTGTTCAGAAAA
The Ferruginibacter albus DNA segment above includes these coding regions:
- the porT gene encoding type IX secretion/gliding motility protein PorT/SprT, whose amino-acid sequence is MRRKIIYIALLLACPVMGFSQLFQELNQQEFDQKILHFGINVGFNQSHFNFTHHDQFLTQDSVMDIESINSTGINLAWLVNYKISDHFDFRTYPLDLTFSERAFQYALKYPDAINDETPITTKKVQSIALSLPVTIKFTSDRIGNLKVYTIAGARLDYDLAASASSDRNVDAIIKLNKFGYGLEGGIGFHLYFPYFVLSPELKFDWGLANLHNRNANNKYSNNIDKIYARMVSFSLTIE
- the yihA gene encoding ribosome biogenesis GTP-binding protein YihA/YsxC; protein product: MVIKSAKYLISSPDVKDCPKPDKPEYAFIGRSNVGKSSLINMLCNNEKLAKTSSAPGKTQMINHFIVNNEWFLVDLPGYGFAKVSQRSRRRWEQMIENYLRKRENLVLVFVLIDARHSPQKIDIEFINQLDKWQVPFALVFTKADKETQAIVAKNVKTFLETLKKTWQFLPQHFVTSAAKKMGRDHILNLIEEKNTQE
- a CDS encoding dihydroorotase; translation: MQKYLFKNIQVVNEGKTTPLDVLTNGERIEKIAPQISNARNAVEINGEGKFLLPGAIDDQVHFREPGLTHKATIYTESKAAVAGGVTSFMEMPNTVPNALTIELLEDKYKIASQTSLANYSFFMGTSNSNADEVLKVNQYKNDICGVKIFMGSSTGNMLVDNYLTLDKIFRESEMLIATHCEDEKIIRQNYERIKAAKGKLSAADHPLIRNEEACFESSFSAVQLAKKHNSRLHILHISTQKELQLFGNLLPLKQKWITSEVCVHHLHFTADDYAQLGYRIKCNPAIKAANNKAGLWEALLDDRLDVIATDHAPHTWEEKQGDYEHAHAGLPLVQHSVLLMLNYYKQGKISLEKIVQKMSHAVADCFQIKDRGYIREGYFADLAVVDMNKETTVAKENILYKCGWSPLEGVRFPAAVTDTFVSGAHVYGNGVFNESQKGQRLQFNR
- the ubiE gene encoding bifunctional demethylmenaquinone methyltransferase/2-methoxy-6-polyprenyl-1,4-benzoquinol methylase UbiE encodes the protein MTEFAHDTVVPYKESELSKKQQVANMFDDIAFRYDFLNRFLSAGIDVRWRKKALKQLIAAKPKLLLDVATGTADMAIMASNMLDPEKITGIDISEGMLEIGRQKIAKLNLQNAIELLKGDSETISFPDNTFDAVTVAFGVRNFENLEKGLSEIKRVLKPTGKLIVLEFSKPTTPVISQLYNVYMEWMAPYICKLFSSNRKAYSYLNKSIQKFPEGKNFITILNNLGYINTKCKPLSLGICSIYCAEK